CGCTGACGCAGCCCTGGGCGCGCGCATAGCCGCAACGCTCGCCGGTCCGACCTTCCGTCCCTATCAATCGACCGACCTGATCGGCGCCGAAGCCGGTGGTGCCATCAAGAACGTCATCGCCATCGCCTGCGGCATCGCCGAAGGCAAGGGGCTGGGCCGTAACGCCCACGCCGCCCTGATCACACGCGGTTTCGCCGAGATGTCGCGCATGGCCATGGCGCTGGGGGCGCGTTTCGAAACCATGTCGGGCCTGTGCGGATTGGGCGATCTAGTCCTGACCTGCTCGTCGCCGCAATCGCGCAATATGAGCGTAGGGCTGGCGCTGGGGCAGGGGCAGACGCTCGAAGAGGCCCTTGCCGGCAAAGTATCGGTTGCTGAAGGCGTACAGTCCGCGCCGGCTGTGGTCGATCTTGGCCGCAAGTTCGCAACGGAACTGCCGATCTGCGAAGCGGTCAACGCGGTGCTGAGCGGCGATATGTGCGTCGCCACCGCTATCGACGCTCTGTTGTCGCGCCCGTTGAAGTCCGAACGGGCGTAAAAGACACCAGAAATCGTATACAATCACAAAATGTTGCAATGCAATATTTCATGCTGACAGCGCTGTCATTGTGAGTCACTATGTGAGCGCTACCATCGTTCCAGATGGAGCTTTGTCTCAAACTGTGAGTGTGTCCTATGTCCTTCAAGACTCCCCTTCTCATCACCGGCCTGACCCTGGCGCTTTCCCTGACCGCCGCGCAGGCTTTTGCTGGCTGTGAACAAAAGACCGAAGCCGCTGCTGGCCAGAGCATCGCCGATGCCGTCGCCTCGCAAATCCGTGACAAGGTCCCCGCGCAACACAAGCGTCTGATCAAGGTGCAGGATTGCGAAGTCACCAAGGGCGTACTGACCGCCAACTTCACCTACAACTATATCAACGACAAGGGCGCCTATGCTGTGGATGGCGCGGCCCGCGTCGTTGATGGCAAGGTCGAAATTTCGAAGCTGGTGCGCCCGGCTGCCATCATGGCGTCGATTGAAAGCAACTACACCGAATAGAATAGGCGTCTTTTCTTTGTAGTTTAAAGCCGTCCGGTGTCTTTCAGACCGGACGGCTTTTTTACTCGGCGTCGAACTTTGCCACATCGTCGATAAGGGCGGTGACGGCGGCGGCGATGATCTGCTGGCCCTGCTCGATGGTGGCCAGGGCCGAATCCGAACCGATCCGGCCATCCGCAAAGCGGGCGCGGTAATCGAGCGCATCACGGATCGGGCCATCGGGGGCAATCTGTGGTTCCATGGGGGCTGACCTGACGAAATCCGGATAGGCGGCAAAGGTCACGGCGATTTCCGAAGGGGTGGCGTGGCTGCCGTGCCCCTTGGGATAGAGCTTGGCGCACAGGCGTAAGACCCCTGGCAAATCCCACCAGTTGCGCAGTTTCAGAATGAACGGGCACGGATTGCCGGAATAGGAATAGTGGGAATAGATTTGGGAAAAGGTCGCCTCGATGGTGGCGACATTGCCGCCATGGCCATTGAGGAAATAGATCCGGTCGAAACCGTGGCGGGCCAGCAAATCCACCCAGTCTTCGATGGCCGACATGAAGGTGGTGGGGCGCAGGGATATGGTGCCGGCAAAACCCAGATGGTGTTGCGCCATGCCGATATTGAAGGTGGGAGCGATCAGAATATTGCCCTGCTTTTCGGCCGCATGAGAGATGATTTCCGGACACATCCAGTCGGTGCCGAGCAGGCCCATGGGCCCATGCTGCTCGTTGGAGCCGATGGGAATGATGACGGTGCGCGAGCTTTTCAGGCGCTCATCGATCTCGCACCAGGTAGACTTGGCCAGAAGCATGGGGAAACTCCGCAAATATCAGATGCAACAAGCATAGGCGCCTCGGCGTGGAAAGAGCAAGGCGGCGTGTCGCAATACGCGCCAATAGTCCGTGGATTAGCGCTAAACGCCCGTTCGAATCAGAAATTTATGATTGGTCTTATAGACTTGCCGGTTCCCCTTCCTTAAGGTCCGCCACAAGTAAAAAAGACCTTGAGGAACTGCCAGATGAGCGACACGTTTTTTCGCGTCCCCGCCGATTTTATCCGCCCGAAAACCCTGACCGCTGATGGCCTGGCGGCGCAGCACGCGCTTTTCGCCAGGGATCCGGACGCACACTGGCGAACGCTCGGTGACGCCCTGGCGTGGATCCAGCCCTATAGTCAGGTAAAAGACGTTTCGTTCAACCGCGAAGATTTTCGTATCCGCTGGTTTTACGATGGCGTGCTCAACGTCTCGGTCAACTGCATCGATCGTCACCTGGCCACACGCGGTGAGCAGGTAGCGCTGATCTTCGAAGGCGATGATCCCTCGGTTTCGTATTCGGTGACGTACAACCAACTCGCCAAAGAGGTCAACAAACGCGCCAACCTGCTGAAAAAGTACGGCGTGAAAAAGGGTGATCGCGTCACACTTTACCTGCCGATGGTGCCGGAAGCGGCCTATTTCATGCTGGCCTGCACGCGCATCGGCGCCGTGCACAATATCGTTTTTG
The window above is part of the Asticcacaulis sp. MM231 genome. Proteins encoded here:
- a CDS encoding creatininase family protein encodes the protein MLLAKSTWCEIDERLKSSRTVIIPIGSNEQHGPMGLLGTDWMCPEIISHAAEKQGNILIAPTFNIGMAQHHLGFAGTISLRPTTFMSAIEDWVDLLARHGFDRIYFLNGHGGNVATIEATFSQIYSHYSYSGNPCPFILKLRNWWDLPGVLRLCAKLYPKGHGSHATPSEIAVTFAAYPDFVRSAPMEPQIAPDGPIRDALDYRARFADGRIGSDSALATIEQGQQIIAAAVTALIDDVAKFDAE
- a CDS encoding NAD(P)H-dependent glycerol-3-phosphate dehydrogenase; protein product: MTFQTFKKVGVIGAGAWGTALAQVSTLGGNQVLLHAREAEVVASVNTSRENSLYLGGVTLSADITATTDLADLAECDLILAVPPAQHMRATLTTFKPFVRAGLPIVLCAKGVERGTDCLMTEVLEAVLPEAVAGVLAGPNFAREVAQGLPSAVTIACADAALGARIAATLAGPTFRPYQSTDLIGAEAGGAIKNVIAIACGIAEGKGLGRNAHAALITRGFAEMSRMAMALGARFETMSGLCGLGDLVLTCSSPQSRNMSVGLALGQGQTLEEALAGKVSVAEGVQSAPAVVDLGRKFATELPICEAVNAVLSGDMCVATAIDALLSRPLKSERA